Below is a window of Candidatus Bathyarchaeota archaeon DNA.
CTCAACATCAGTATCTGGAATTTTCTCACATAGATTTGCTATTGAATTAATGAAACTGACCTTTGTTGCCAAAAAGGTGTTGTTTGCATATTTAATTAGTTCAGCATTGGCAAGAGATGTTCTAAAACATTTTGGCATATCTTGTGAGTAAAAGTTGCGATAAAAATCTTCAAGTAATTTTCCTGATTTGTTATCATATTGGCCAATTATTATCCTATCAGGCTTTAGCATATCTTGTACTGCTGAACCTTCCCTAAGAAATTCAGGATTCATACATAATCCAAAATCTGCACCACAAGATTTGCCTGATTTTTCTTCAATAATATGCTTGATGATTCCCTCACTTGTACCTGGAATGATAGTAGAGCGTATAACTATTAGTTTGTAAATATCAATTTCCTTTAGAGATTCTCCAATACATTCAGAAACAGACTCTATCTGTTCAAGGTTTATCGATCCATCTGATTTGGCTGGGGTCCCTACGCAAATAAATATTATTTTTGATTCCTTTAATGCCTTATTATGATCGTCTGTAAACCGGAGTTTCTTTGCTTTAAGCCCCTCATTTATTAGCTCTTCAAATCCAGGCTCATAAATTGGGGATTTGCCCTTGGACAAGAATTTTATTTTATCTCTATCAACATCTGCACCCATAGTTTCTATTTCTTTTTTTGCAAGGCTAACAACCATTGTTAAACCCGCATAGCCCAAACCCAGAACAGCAACTATATCTTTCAAGCTTTCAATTTCCCCTAAACTCAATACTCTCTAATTAAAAAGAGAATTAACAGACTAAATACATTTTATATTTTAACTCGAATGTTATTTTTAGGGTAAAAAGATAGTAATTATTTGAGGCATCTTTAATTTGATGATCAAAAAAGTTGTCATTCCTGCAGCAGGGCTGGGAACAAGACTCCTTCCAGTTACGAAAGAAATGCCTAAAGAGATGCTTCCTATATTTGTAAAGAATAAAAAAGGAGAGACATTCCTAAAACCAATATTGCAAGTCATTTTTGAAGATTTATTCGAT
It encodes the following:
- a CDS encoding nucleotide sugar dehydrogenase, which produces MKDIVAVLGLGYAGLTMVVSLAKKEIETMGADVDRDKIKFLSKGKSPIYEPGFEELINEGLKAKKLRFTDDHNKALKESKIIFICVGTPAKSDGSINLEQIESVSECIGESLKEIDIYKLIVIRSTIIPGTSEGIIKHIIEEKSGKSCGADFGLCMNPEFLREGSAVQDMLKPDRIIIGQYDNKSGKLLEDFYRNFYSQDMPKCFRTSLANAELIKYANNTFLATKVSFINSIANLCEKIPDTDVEAIAEGIGLDPRIAPLFFRAGLGWGGSCFPKDLKAILAYARNLDLD